The following coding sequences lie in one Cotesia glomerata isolate CgM1 linkage group LG5, MPM_Cglom_v2.3, whole genome shotgun sequence genomic window:
- the LOC123265870 gene encoding cyclic AMP-responsive element-binding protein 1 isoform X9, whose translation MESMVEENGSAVDPLSPDSHSGDSAPAIATSVQSVIQPNHQSVIQSATNIQPVAISKGNVILVSKPNSVIQSAQGSLQALQVVETASDESCSDDESPKKRRDLLTRRASYRKILNDLSASEIAVIPAGTIQIATQGEGVPGLHTLTMSNATTAGGTIVQYAQGQDTQFFVPDYTGHGVVVEDAARKREMRLQKNREAARECRRKKKEYIKCLENRVAVLENRNQTLIDELKTLKELYQHQQKAE comes from the exons ATGGAAAGTATGGTCGAAGAAAACGGATCAGCCGTTGACCCATTGTCGCCGGATTCCCATAGCGGTGATTCGGCACCAGCAATCGCTACCTCG GTACAATCAGTTATCCAACCAAATCATCAATCTGTGATCCAGAGTGCTACAAATATACAACCTGTAGCTATTTCAAAAGGAAATGTAATACTTGTCAGTAAACCTAATTCTGTTATACAATCAGCGCAAGGAAGTTTGCAAGCTTTAcag gtCGTTGAAACAGCCAGTGATGAGAGTTGTTCAGATGACGAATCACCTAAAAAACGACGAGATTTACTCACAAGACGTGCTTCATATCGTAAAATCCTAAATGATTTAAGCGCGAGTGAAATAGCCG tAATACCGGCGGGAACAATACAAATAGCTACCCAGGGGGAGGGTGTGCCAGGGCTTCATACGCTGACAATGAGCAATGCAACAACGGCAGGAGGTACAATAGTGCAGTATGCACAGGGCCAGGATACACAATTTTTTGTCCCAG ACTACACAGGCCACGGAGTCGTTGTTGAAGACGCAGCCAGAAAGCGTGAGATGAGGTTGCAGAAGAATAG agaAGCAGCGCGTGAAtgtcgaagaaaaaaaaaggaatataTTAAGTGTCTGGAAAATAGAGTAGCTGTATTAGAAAACAGAAACCAAACGCTCATTGATGAGCTTAAAACACTAAAAGAGTTGTATCAGCATCAGCAAAAGGCTGAATGA
- the LOC123265870 gene encoding cyclic AMP-responsive element-binding protein 1 isoform X3 — protein MESMVEENGSAVDPLSPDSHSGDSAPAIATSVQSLSRSQLQTHHLVASTSIVQLTLPTSGTTQVQSVIQPNHQSVIQSATNIQPVAISKGNVILVSKPNSVIQSAQGSLQALQVVETASDESCSDDESPKKRRDLLTRRASYRKILNDLSASEIAVIPAGTIQIATQGEGVPGLHTLTMSNATTAGGTIVQYAQGQDTQFFVPDYTGHGVVVEDAARKREMRLQKNREAARECRRKKKEYIKCLENRVAVLENRNQTLIDELKTLKELYQHQQKAE, from the exons ATGGAAAGTATGGTCGAAGAAAACGGATCAGCCGTTGACCCATTGTCGCCGGATTCCCATAGCGGTGATTCGGCACCAGCAATCGCTACCTCGGTACAATCCTTGAGCAGATCTCAACTGCAAACTCATCACCTGGTAGCCTCCACCAGCATTGTGCAACTTACGTTACCTACGTCGGGGACGACGCAG GTACAATCAGTTATCCAACCAAATCATCAATCTGTGATCCAGAGTGCTACAAATATACAACCTGTAGCTATTTCAAAAGGAAATGTAATACTTGTCAGTAAACCTAATTCTGTTATACAATCAGCGCAAGGAAGTTTGCAAGCTTTAcag gtCGTTGAAACAGCCAGTGATGAGAGTTGTTCAGATGACGAATCACCTAAAAAACGACGAGATTTACTCACAAGACGTGCTTCATATCGTAAAATCCTAAATGATTTAAGCGCGAGTGAAATAGCCG tAATACCGGCGGGAACAATACAAATAGCTACCCAGGGGGAGGGTGTGCCAGGGCTTCATACGCTGACAATGAGCAATGCAACAACGGCAGGAGGTACAATAGTGCAGTATGCACAGGGCCAGGATACACAATTTTTTGTCCCAG ACTACACAGGCCACGGAGTCGTTGTTGAAGACGCAGCCAGAAAGCGTGAGATGAGGTTGCAGAAGAATAG agaAGCAGCGCGTGAAtgtcgaagaaaaaaaaaggaatataTTAAGTGTCTGGAAAATAGAGTAGCTGTATTAGAAAACAGAAACCAAACGCTCATTGATGAGCTTAAAACACTAAAAGAGTTGTATCAGCATCAGCAAAAGGCTGAATGA
- the LOC123265870 gene encoding cyclic AMP-responsive element-binding protein 1 isoform X5: MESMVEENGSAVDPLSPDSHSGDSAPAIATSVQSLSRSQLQTHHLVASTSIVQLTLPTSGTTQVQSVIQPNHQSVIQSATNIQPVAISKGNVILVSKPNSVIQSAQGSLQALQVVETASDESCSDDESPKKRRDLLTRRASYRKILNDLSASEIAVIPAGTIQIATQGEGVPGLHTLTMSNATTAGGTIVQYAQGQDTQFFVPGHGVVVEDAARKREMRLQKNREAARECRRKKKEYIKCLENRVAVLENRNQTLIDELKTLKELYQHQQKAE; this comes from the exons ATGGAAAGTATGGTCGAAGAAAACGGATCAGCCGTTGACCCATTGTCGCCGGATTCCCATAGCGGTGATTCGGCACCAGCAATCGCTACCTCGGTACAATCCTTGAGCAGATCTCAACTGCAAACTCATCACCTGGTAGCCTCCACCAGCATTGTGCAACTTACGTTACCTACGTCGGGGACGACGCAG GTACAATCAGTTATCCAACCAAATCATCAATCTGTGATCCAGAGTGCTACAAATATACAACCTGTAGCTATTTCAAAAGGAAATGTAATACTTGTCAGTAAACCTAATTCTGTTATACAATCAGCGCAAGGAAGTTTGCAAGCTTTAcag gtCGTTGAAACAGCCAGTGATGAGAGTTGTTCAGATGACGAATCACCTAAAAAACGACGAGATTTACTCACAAGACGTGCTTCATATCGTAAAATCCTAAATGATTTAAGCGCGAGTGAAATAGCCG tAATACCGGCGGGAACAATACAAATAGCTACCCAGGGGGAGGGTGTGCCAGGGCTTCATACGCTGACAATGAGCAATGCAACAACGGCAGGAGGTACAATAGTGCAGTATGCACAGGGCCAGGATACACAATTTTTTGTCCCAG GCCACGGAGTCGTTGTTGAAGACGCAGCCAGAAAGCGTGAGATGAGGTTGCAGAAGAATAG agaAGCAGCGCGTGAAtgtcgaagaaaaaaaaaggaatataTTAAGTGTCTGGAAAATAGAGTAGCTGTATTAGAAAACAGAAACCAAACGCTCATTGATGAGCTTAAAACACTAAAAGAGTTGTATCAGCATCAGCAAAAGGCTGAATGA
- the LOC123265870 gene encoding cyclic AMP-responsive element-binding protein 1 isoform X4 produces the protein MESMVEENGSAVDPLSPDSHSGDSAPAIATSVQSVIQPNHQSVIQSATNIQPVAISKGNVILVSKPNSVIQSAQGSLQALQVVETASDESCSDDESPKKRRDLLTRRASYRKILNDLSASEIAAGPLPPLESSLECDSNVDSDMSSHSLQYQTVIPAGTIQIATQGEGVPGLHTLTMSNATTAGGTIVQYAQGQDTQFFVPDYTGHGVVVEDAARKREMRLQKNREAARECRRKKKEYIKCLENRVAVLENRNQTLIDELKTLKELYQHQQKAE, from the exons ATGGAAAGTATGGTCGAAGAAAACGGATCAGCCGTTGACCCATTGTCGCCGGATTCCCATAGCGGTGATTCGGCACCAGCAATCGCTACCTCG GTACAATCAGTTATCCAACCAAATCATCAATCTGTGATCCAGAGTGCTACAAATATACAACCTGTAGCTATTTCAAAAGGAAATGTAATACTTGTCAGTAAACCTAATTCTGTTATACAATCAGCGCAAGGAAGTTTGCAAGCTTTAcag gtCGTTGAAACAGCCAGTGATGAGAGTTGTTCAGATGACGAATCACCTAAAAAACGACGAGATTTACTCACAAGACGTGCTTCATATCGTAAAATCCTAAATGATTTAAGCGCGAGTGAAATAGCCG CGGGTCCTTTGCCTCCCCTTGAATCCTCTCTAGAGTGTGATTCTAATGTGGACAGTGACATGTCTTCTCATTCACTGCAATACCAAACAG tAATACCGGCGGGAACAATACAAATAGCTACCCAGGGGGAGGGTGTGCCAGGGCTTCATACGCTGACAATGAGCAATGCAACAACGGCAGGAGGTACAATAGTGCAGTATGCACAGGGCCAGGATACACAATTTTTTGTCCCAG ACTACACAGGCCACGGAGTCGTTGTTGAAGACGCAGCCAGAAAGCGTGAGATGAGGTTGCAGAAGAATAG agaAGCAGCGCGTGAAtgtcgaagaaaaaaaaaggaatataTTAAGTGTCTGGAAAATAGAGTAGCTGTATTAGAAAACAGAAACCAAACGCTCATTGATGAGCTTAAAACACTAAAAGAGTTGTATCAGCATCAGCAAAAGGCTGAATGA
- the LOC123265870 gene encoding cyclic AMP response element-binding protein B isoform X7 — protein sequence MESMVEENGSAVDPLSPDSHSGDSAPAIATSVQSLSRSQLQTHHLVASTSIVQLTLPTSGTTQVQSVIQPNHQSVIQSATNIQPVAISKGNVILVSKPNSVIQSAQGSLQALQVVETASDESCSDDESPKKRRDLLTRRASYRKILNDLSASEIAAGPLPPLESSLECDSNVDSDMSSHSLQYQTDYTGHGVVVEDAARKREMRLQKNREAARECRRKKKEYIKCLENRVAVLENRNQTLIDELKTLKELYQHQQKAE from the exons ATGGAAAGTATGGTCGAAGAAAACGGATCAGCCGTTGACCCATTGTCGCCGGATTCCCATAGCGGTGATTCGGCACCAGCAATCGCTACCTCGGTACAATCCTTGAGCAGATCTCAACTGCAAACTCATCACCTGGTAGCCTCCACCAGCATTGTGCAACTTACGTTACCTACGTCGGGGACGACGCAG GTACAATCAGTTATCCAACCAAATCATCAATCTGTGATCCAGAGTGCTACAAATATACAACCTGTAGCTATTTCAAAAGGAAATGTAATACTTGTCAGTAAACCTAATTCTGTTATACAATCAGCGCAAGGAAGTTTGCAAGCTTTAcag gtCGTTGAAACAGCCAGTGATGAGAGTTGTTCAGATGACGAATCACCTAAAAAACGACGAGATTTACTCACAAGACGTGCTTCATATCGTAAAATCCTAAATGATTTAAGCGCGAGTGAAATAGCCG CGGGTCCTTTGCCTCCCCTTGAATCCTCTCTAGAGTGTGATTCTAATGTGGACAGTGACATGTCTTCTCATTCACTGCAATACCAAACAG ACTACACAGGCCACGGAGTCGTTGTTGAAGACGCAGCCAGAAAGCGTGAGATGAGGTTGCAGAAGAATAG agaAGCAGCGCGTGAAtgtcgaagaaaaaaaaaggaatataTTAAGTGTCTGGAAAATAGAGTAGCTGTATTAGAAAACAGAAACCAAACGCTCATTGATGAGCTTAAAACACTAAAAGAGTTGTATCAGCATCAGCAAAAGGCTGAATGA
- the LOC123265870 gene encoding cyclic AMP-responsive element-binding protein 1 isoform X2, which produces MESMVEENGSAVDPLSPDSHSGDSAPAIATSVQSLSRSQLQTHHLVASTSIVQLTLPTSGTTQVQSVIQPNHQSVIQSATNIQPVAISKGNVILVSKPNSVIQSAQGSLQALQVVETASDESCSDDESPKKRRDLLTRRASYRKILNDLSASEIAAGPLPPLESSLECDSNVDSDMSSHSLQYQTVIPAGTIQIATQGEGVPGLHTLTMSNATTAGGTIVQYAQGQDTQFFVPGHGVVVEDAARKREMRLQKNREAARECRRKKKEYIKCLENRVAVLENRNQTLIDELKTLKELYQHQQKAE; this is translated from the exons ATGGAAAGTATGGTCGAAGAAAACGGATCAGCCGTTGACCCATTGTCGCCGGATTCCCATAGCGGTGATTCGGCACCAGCAATCGCTACCTCGGTACAATCCTTGAGCAGATCTCAACTGCAAACTCATCACCTGGTAGCCTCCACCAGCATTGTGCAACTTACGTTACCTACGTCGGGGACGACGCAG GTACAATCAGTTATCCAACCAAATCATCAATCTGTGATCCAGAGTGCTACAAATATACAACCTGTAGCTATTTCAAAAGGAAATGTAATACTTGTCAGTAAACCTAATTCTGTTATACAATCAGCGCAAGGAAGTTTGCAAGCTTTAcag gtCGTTGAAACAGCCAGTGATGAGAGTTGTTCAGATGACGAATCACCTAAAAAACGACGAGATTTACTCACAAGACGTGCTTCATATCGTAAAATCCTAAATGATTTAAGCGCGAGTGAAATAGCCG CGGGTCCTTTGCCTCCCCTTGAATCCTCTCTAGAGTGTGATTCTAATGTGGACAGTGACATGTCTTCTCATTCACTGCAATACCAAACAG tAATACCGGCGGGAACAATACAAATAGCTACCCAGGGGGAGGGTGTGCCAGGGCTTCATACGCTGACAATGAGCAATGCAACAACGGCAGGAGGTACAATAGTGCAGTATGCACAGGGCCAGGATACACAATTTTTTGTCCCAG GCCACGGAGTCGTTGTTGAAGACGCAGCCAGAAAGCGTGAGATGAGGTTGCAGAAGAATAG agaAGCAGCGCGTGAAtgtcgaagaaaaaaaaaggaatataTTAAGTGTCTGGAAAATAGAGTAGCTGTATTAGAAAACAGAAACCAAACGCTCATTGATGAGCTTAAAACACTAAAAGAGTTGTATCAGCATCAGCAAAAGGCTGAATGA
- the LOC123265870 gene encoding cyclic AMP-responsive element-binding protein 1 isoform X1 has product MESMVEENGSAVDPLSPDSHSGDSAPAIATSVQSLSRSQLQTHHLVASTSIVQLTLPTSGTTQVQSVIQPNHQSVIQSATNIQPVAISKGNVILVSKPNSVIQSAQGSLQALQVVETASDESCSDDESPKKRRDLLTRRASYRKILNDLSASEIAAGPLPPLESSLECDSNVDSDMSSHSLQYQTVIPAGTIQIATQGEGVPGLHTLTMSNATTAGGTIVQYAQGQDTQFFVPDYTGHGVVVEDAARKREMRLQKNREAARECRRKKKEYIKCLENRVAVLENRNQTLIDELKTLKELYQHQQKAE; this is encoded by the exons ATGGAAAGTATGGTCGAAGAAAACGGATCAGCCGTTGACCCATTGTCGCCGGATTCCCATAGCGGTGATTCGGCACCAGCAATCGCTACCTCGGTACAATCCTTGAGCAGATCTCAACTGCAAACTCATCACCTGGTAGCCTCCACCAGCATTGTGCAACTTACGTTACCTACGTCGGGGACGACGCAG GTACAATCAGTTATCCAACCAAATCATCAATCTGTGATCCAGAGTGCTACAAATATACAACCTGTAGCTATTTCAAAAGGAAATGTAATACTTGTCAGTAAACCTAATTCTGTTATACAATCAGCGCAAGGAAGTTTGCAAGCTTTAcag gtCGTTGAAACAGCCAGTGATGAGAGTTGTTCAGATGACGAATCACCTAAAAAACGACGAGATTTACTCACAAGACGTGCTTCATATCGTAAAATCCTAAATGATTTAAGCGCGAGTGAAATAGCCG CGGGTCCTTTGCCTCCCCTTGAATCCTCTCTAGAGTGTGATTCTAATGTGGACAGTGACATGTCTTCTCATTCACTGCAATACCAAACAG tAATACCGGCGGGAACAATACAAATAGCTACCCAGGGGGAGGGTGTGCCAGGGCTTCATACGCTGACAATGAGCAATGCAACAACGGCAGGAGGTACAATAGTGCAGTATGCACAGGGCCAGGATACACAATTTTTTGTCCCAG ACTACACAGGCCACGGAGTCGTTGTTGAAGACGCAGCCAGAAAGCGTGAGATGAGGTTGCAGAAGAATAG agaAGCAGCGCGTGAAtgtcgaagaaaaaaaaaggaatataTTAAGTGTCTGGAAAATAGAGTAGCTGTATTAGAAAACAGAAACCAAACGCTCATTGATGAGCTTAAAACACTAAAAGAGTTGTATCAGCATCAGCAAAAGGCTGAATGA
- the LOC123265870 gene encoding cyclic AMP-responsive element-binding protein 1 isoform X8, translating into MESMVEENGSAVDPLSPDSHSGDSAPAIATSVQSLSRSQLQTHHLVASTSIVQLTLPTSGTTQVQSVIQPNHQSVIQSATNIQPVAISKGNVILVSKPNSVIQSAQGSLQALQVVETASDESCSDDESPKKRRDLLTRRASYRKILNDLSASEIAAGPLPPLESSLECDSNVDSDMSSHSLQYQTVIPAGTIQIATQGEGVPGLHTLTMSNATTAGGTIVQYAQGQDTQFFVPDYTGHGVVVEDAARKREMRLQKNR; encoded by the exons ATGGAAAGTATGGTCGAAGAAAACGGATCAGCCGTTGACCCATTGTCGCCGGATTCCCATAGCGGTGATTCGGCACCAGCAATCGCTACCTCGGTACAATCCTTGAGCAGATCTCAACTGCAAACTCATCACCTGGTAGCCTCCACCAGCATTGTGCAACTTACGTTACCTACGTCGGGGACGACGCAG GTACAATCAGTTATCCAACCAAATCATCAATCTGTGATCCAGAGTGCTACAAATATACAACCTGTAGCTATTTCAAAAGGAAATGTAATACTTGTCAGTAAACCTAATTCTGTTATACAATCAGCGCAAGGAAGTTTGCAAGCTTTAcag gtCGTTGAAACAGCCAGTGATGAGAGTTGTTCAGATGACGAATCACCTAAAAAACGACGAGATTTACTCACAAGACGTGCTTCATATCGTAAAATCCTAAATGATTTAAGCGCGAGTGAAATAGCCG CGGGTCCTTTGCCTCCCCTTGAATCCTCTCTAGAGTGTGATTCTAATGTGGACAGTGACATGTCTTCTCATTCACTGCAATACCAAACAG tAATACCGGCGGGAACAATACAAATAGCTACCCAGGGGGAGGGTGTGCCAGGGCTTCATACGCTGACAATGAGCAATGCAACAACGGCAGGAGGTACAATAGTGCAGTATGCACAGGGCCAGGATACACAATTTTTTGTCCCAG ACTACACAGGCCACGGAGTCGTTGTTGAAGACGCAGCCAGAAAGCGTGAGATGAGGTTGCAGAAGAATAGGTGA
- the LOC123265870 gene encoding cyclic AMP-responsive element-binding protein 1 isoform X6: protein MESMVEENGSAVDPLSPDSHSGDSAPAIATSVQSVIQPNHQSVIQSATNIQPVAISKGNVILVSKPNSVIQSAQGSLQALQVVETASDESCSDDESPKKRRDLLTRRASYRKILNDLSASEIAAGPLPPLESSLECDSNVDSDMSSHSLQYQTVIPAGTIQIATQGEGVPGLHTLTMSNATTAGGTIVQYAQGQDTQFFVPGHGVVVEDAARKREMRLQKNREAARECRRKKKEYIKCLENRVAVLENRNQTLIDELKTLKELYQHQQKAE, encoded by the exons ATGGAAAGTATGGTCGAAGAAAACGGATCAGCCGTTGACCCATTGTCGCCGGATTCCCATAGCGGTGATTCGGCACCAGCAATCGCTACCTCG GTACAATCAGTTATCCAACCAAATCATCAATCTGTGATCCAGAGTGCTACAAATATACAACCTGTAGCTATTTCAAAAGGAAATGTAATACTTGTCAGTAAACCTAATTCTGTTATACAATCAGCGCAAGGAAGTTTGCAAGCTTTAcag gtCGTTGAAACAGCCAGTGATGAGAGTTGTTCAGATGACGAATCACCTAAAAAACGACGAGATTTACTCACAAGACGTGCTTCATATCGTAAAATCCTAAATGATTTAAGCGCGAGTGAAATAGCCG CGGGTCCTTTGCCTCCCCTTGAATCCTCTCTAGAGTGTGATTCTAATGTGGACAGTGACATGTCTTCTCATTCACTGCAATACCAAACAG tAATACCGGCGGGAACAATACAAATAGCTACCCAGGGGGAGGGTGTGCCAGGGCTTCATACGCTGACAATGAGCAATGCAACAACGGCAGGAGGTACAATAGTGCAGTATGCACAGGGCCAGGATACACAATTTTTTGTCCCAG GCCACGGAGTCGTTGTTGAAGACGCAGCCAGAAAGCGTGAGATGAGGTTGCAGAAGAATAG agaAGCAGCGCGTGAAtgtcgaagaaaaaaaaaggaatataTTAAGTGTCTGGAAAATAGAGTAGCTGTATTAGAAAACAGAAACCAAACGCTCATTGATGAGCTTAAAACACTAAAAGAGTTGTATCAGCATCAGCAAAAGGCTGAATGA